One window from the genome of Crassostrea angulata isolate pt1a10 chromosome 2, ASM2561291v2, whole genome shotgun sequence encodes:
- the LOC128171418 gene encoding talin-1-like isoform X1 — translation MVGGLISAAKMVAAATHSLCESANAMVQGHATEERLIASAKEVAGSTAHLLVACRVKADPDSVAMKRLQAAGNAVKRATEVLVKAAQQAKQRDEDEDINVAVDSRKVGGIKQELQIQEEMLRKEREWIEAREKLAKFRKQRYKDTGHDSDSSSAF, via the exons ATGGTCGGAGGGCTTATATCagcg GCCAAGATGGTAGCTGCTGCCACTCACAGTTTGTGCGAGTCGGCCAATgccatggttcaaggtcatgctACAGAGGAGCGACTCATCGCTTCAGCCAAAGAGGTCGCGGGGTCGACAGCCCATCTCCTGGTCGCCTGCAGGGTCAAGGCCGACCCAGACTCAGTCGCCATGAAACGCCTCCAG GCGGCGGGTAATGCGGTGAAGCGTGCCACGGAGGTCCTGGTGAAGGCGGCCCAGCAGGCCAAGCAGAGAGATGAGGACGAGGATATAAACGTGGCGGTCGACTCACGTAAAGTGGGCGGGATCAAACAG gaactaCAAATTCAAGAGGAGATGTTACGGAAGGAGAGAGAATGGATCGAAGCCAGAGAGAAACTGGCCAAGTTCCGTAAACAGCGGTACAAGGACACGGGCCACGATAGCGACTCATCATCCGCCTTCTAA
- the LOC128171418 gene encoding talin-1-like isoform X2: protein MVAAATHSLCESANAMVQGHATEERLIASAKEVAGSTAHLLVACRVKADPDSVAMKRLQAAGNAVKRATEVLVKAAQQAKQRDEDEDINVAVDSRKVGGIKQELQIQEEMLRKEREWIEAREKLAKFRKQRYKDTGHDSDSSSAF from the exons ATGGTAGCTGCTGCCACTCACAGTTTGTGCGAGTCGGCCAATgccatggttcaaggtcatgctACAGAGGAGCGACTCATCGCTTCAGCCAAAGAGGTCGCGGGGTCGACAGCCCATCTCCTGGTCGCCTGCAGGGTCAAGGCCGACCCAGACTCAGTCGCCATGAAACGCCTCCAG GCGGCGGGTAATGCGGTGAAGCGTGCCACGGAGGTCCTGGTGAAGGCGGCCCAGCAGGCCAAGCAGAGAGATGAGGACGAGGATATAAACGTGGCGGTCGACTCACGTAAAGTGGGCGGGATCAAACAG gaactaCAAATTCAAGAGGAGATGTTACGGAAGGAGAGAGAATGGATCGAAGCCAGAGAGAAACTGGCCAAGTTCCGTAAACAGCGGTACAAGGACACGGGCCACGATAGCGACTCATCATCCGCCTTCTAA